GCACCACAATCTCTCCTCCTACGTAGTGTGCAAACCAACCAACGCAAGACAAGAGAAGCAGCAATGGCGGTGCAGCAGTGTACGGTGGCGCTCTTGGTGGCCGTCGCCCTCGTGGCGGGGCCAGCCATCTCGTATGCTGCCGAAGCTAGCTACGCCCCAGCCGGGCCACAGCCCAAGGCCATGACCGAGGAGCAGAAGCTAATTGAGAAGGCCAACAACGCCTTCAAGGCGGCCGTGGCGGCCGCAGCCGCAGCCCCTCCAATGGACAAGGGCAAGATATTCGCGAAGACCTTCACGCAGATCTTTGGCAGCTGGTCTCTTGAGGGGGTCACCGACACGTCCAGCACCAAAGCCATTTTCAACTCCAGGGTCGGCTTCACTCTGGCGTGGGCCTCACAGAAAGCCCAGGGTGCTACCCCAGAGGCCAAGTACGAATCCTTCGTGGCCATGTTCGGCAAGTCCCTTCGCATCATCACCGGCATCCTCGAGGTCCAAGCCGGCGAGGAAGTCAAGGGGCCGATCCCTGCTAGCGAGCTCAAGGCCATCGACCAGATCGACGCCGCCTTCAGCACTGCAGCCACCGCCGCCGAAGCTGCCCCCAAAAAGGACATGTCCACCGTCTTCGACTCCGCCTTCAGCAAGGCCATCAAGGAGACCACGGGCGGTGCATACGAGGGCTACAAGT
This genomic window from Aegilops tauschii subsp. strangulata cultivar AL8/78 chromosome 4, Aet v6.0, whole genome shotgun sequence contains:
- the LOC109786517 gene encoding pollen allergen KBG 41-like, with product MAVQQCTVALLVAVALVAGPAISYAAEASYAPAGPQPKAMTEEQKLIEKANNAFKAAVAAAAAAPPMDKGKIFAKTFTQIFGSWSLEGVTDTSSTKAIFNSRVGFTLAWASQKAQGATPEAKYESFVAMFGKSLRIITGILEVQAGEEVKGPIPASELKAIDQIDAAFSTAATAAEAAPKKDMSTVFDSAFSKAIKETTGGAYEGYKFVPAVESAVKKSYATFLPRNPHDKRTLIESFLSDTIVSMAAVVAPAPATPTATAAAGGYKV